From a single Clostridium isatidis genomic region:
- a CDS encoding DNRLRE domain-containing protein, which translates to MKTLLIPASKSLTITNKFPWKNFNIDRIKVGYDGNYLYYSYLFFNLSSLPRNIVIYNSKLILYKLDKFYNDKHSKFLISPLKEDFNKYTTYYNPPAYYRHKRIPFYPITSKIAISTDITPIVCDWIINRKNNKGIILYNKSDYITASFTSSKTPYDYLVPLLKINYDIYPIYKHSNSTIKKVKVTGTVAPNSIYYIIINIEITRAGTGKKDNYYVSDEYDNSSNKFSLNINKAYSIPIFPKIKAGDIKKVNLFGSYKGPISIS; encoded by the coding sequence ATGAAAACTCTTTTAATACCAGCTTCAAAAAGCCTTACAATTACAAATAAATTTCCCTGGAAAAATTTTAATATTGATAGAATTAAAGTAGGTTATGACGGTAATTACCTTTATTATAGTTATCTTTTTTTTAATTTATCTTCCTTGCCTCGTAATATTGTTATATATAACTCTAAACTTATATTATATAAACTTGATAAATTCTATAATGATAAACATAGCAAATTTTTAATAAGTCCTCTTAAGGAAGATTTTAATAAATATACAACTTATTACAATCCTCCAGCCTATTATCGTCACAAAAGAATTCCCTTTTATCCTATAACTTCAAAAATTGCCATATCCACTGATATTACACCCATAGTTTGTGACTGGATAATTAATAGAAAGAATAATAAAGGAATAATATTATATAATAAAAGTGATTATATTACAGCTAGTTTCACATCTTCCAAAACACCTTATGATTATTTAGTTCCATTATTAAAAATAAATTATGATATATATCCAATTTATAAACATTCTAATTCAACTATTAAGAAAGTTAAAGTTACAGGAACAGTAGCCCCAAATTCCATTTATTATATTATTATTAATATAGAAATAACTAGGGCAGGTACTGGAAAAAAAGATAATTATTATGTCTCTGATGAGTATGATAATTCTTCAAATAAATTTTCTCTTAATATTAATAAAGCTTATAGTATTCCTATATTTCCTAAAATAAAAGCTGGAGACATTAAAAAAGTAAATTTATTTGGATCATATAAAGGTCCAATCTCAATATCCTAA